TCAGGTAGCCGTGGCGCCAGGCGGCCGGGCGGTCCTGGACCGGCCAGCCCGACTCCTTGACCGTCGCCACCGTGCGCAGCCAGCGCTGGCGTGGGCCGAACGGGGCGTAGCCGGCGGCGGAGCGCCAGGCGTGCTCCAGCGCGTCGAGCAGGTCGTGCACGCGCTCACCGGGGACGTTGCGGTGGATCAGCGCCTTCGGTAACCGCTCGGCAAGCGACGCCGGGCTCGCCAGCGTGGTCAGCTTCGCGGCCAGGGTGAGCGTGCGCGGGCCGGCGGCGTCGAGCAGCACCCAGGCGCCGAGTCGCCCCAACTCGTCGCAGGTCCCCTCCACCAGCAGCCCGCCTGGCGCCAGCCGGTCGGTGACCGTGCGCCAAGCGTCGGCCACCTCGCCCTCGTCGTACTGGCGCAGCACGTTGAACGCCCGCACCAGCGCGGGACGCAGCCCGGCCAACTCGAAGCCGCCCCGGGCGAACGTGAGGCCGGGCGGGTCGGCGGCCGGCTGGGCGGCGGCCACGCGTACCGGATCGATCTCCAGGCCGACCACCCGCACGTCCGGGCGGACCCGGGTGGCGAGCCGGGCCCGCAGCTCGACCGCGGTGACCGGGGTGGCGCCGTACCCCAGATCCACCACGAGCGGGTCGGCGGCGGCGCGGAGCGGATCGCCGCCGACCGCGGCGATCCAGTTGTCCACCCGCCGGAGCCGGTTCGGGTTCGTCGTGCCCCGGGTGACGACGCCGAGCGGCCGTTCCATCAGAATTTCCGGTGCACCTTGTGCTGGGCGGCCTGGGCCAGCGGACGGACCACGAGCTGGTCCACGTTGACGTGGTGCGGGCGGGTGGCGCACCAGGCGACGCAGTCGGCCACGTCGTCGGCGACCAGCGGCTCGGCCACCCCGGCATAGACCGCCTCGGCGCGGTCGGCGTCACCGCCGAAGCGGACCAGGCCGAACTCCTCGGTCCGCACCATGCCGGGGTCGATCTCGACCACCCGGACCGGCCGCCCGGACAGTTCCAGCCGGAGCGTGCCGGCGATCGCGGTCTGCGCGTGCTTGGCCGCCGTGTAGCCGCCGCCACCCTCGTAGACGACGTGACCGGCGGTCGAGCTGACGATCACCACGGTCCCCGCGCCGGAGCGCTCCAGCGCGGGGAGCAGCGCCTTGGTGACCCGCAGCGTGCCGAGCACGTTGACGTCGTACATCCACTGCCAGTCGCCCACGTCGGCGGTCTCGACCGGGTCCACGCCGCGGGCCCCGCCGGCGTTGTTCACCAGCAGGGTGACCGGCCCGGGCGCGGCGTCCGCCGCGGCGGCCAGGCCGGCGACGGACCCGTCCGAGGTCACGTCGCAGGCCACCGCGGTGGCCGCGCCGCCGGCCGCCTCGATCTCCGCGACGAGCGCGGCCAACCGGTCGGTACGCCGCGCGGCGGCGAGCACGTGGAAACCCTCGGCGGCCAGCCGGCGGGCGGTGGCCGCGCCGATCCCGCTCGATGCTCCGGTGACGATGGCAACAGAGGTCATCCGGCCATTCTCTCCCGCCGCCCCGGCCCGTGCCGCGATGAGGTCCGTCACGCCCGGGAGCCCGCGTCAGGTATTTCCGAACCCCGATGGGGAAGATGACATCCGGCGTACGGGTTGACCGAGAAGCGCCGGTCGTGCGGGACGGCATCAACCGTGACAGAGGGAGCGGACGTGGCGGAGTTGCACACCGGTGTCGGTCGTCAGCGTGGTGCG
The genomic region above belongs to Micromonospora sp. WMMD1128 and contains:
- a CDS encoding SDR family oxidoreductase, with amino-acid sequence MTSVAIVTGASSGIGAATARRLAAEGFHVLAAARRTDRLAALVAEIEAAGGAATAVACDVTSDGSVAGLAAAADAAPGPVTLLVNNAGGARGVDPVETADVGDWQWMYDVNVLGTLRVTKALLPALERSGAGTVVIVSSTAGHVVYEGGGGYTAAKHAQTAIAGTLRLELSGRPVRVVEIDPGMVRTEEFGLVRFGGDADRAEAVYAGVAEPLVADDVADCVAWCATRPHHVNVDQLVVRPLAQAAQHKVHRKF
- a CDS encoding class I SAM-dependent methyltransferase, whose translation is MERPLGVVTRGTTNPNRLRRVDNWIAAVGGDPLRAAADPLVVDLGYGATPVTAVELRARLATRVRPDVRVVGLEIDPVRVAAAQPAADPPGLTFARGGFELAGLRPALVRAFNVLRQYDEGEVADAWRTVTDRLAPGGLLVEGTCDELGRLGAWVLLDAAGPRTLTLAAKLTTLASPASLAERLPKALIHRNVPGERVHDLLDALEHAWRSAAGYAPFGPRQRWLRTVATVKESGWPVQDRPAAWRHGYLTLPWPAVAP